The nucleotide window GCCGCcaagaaatctgactggctgtttttttttttttatctaccagccaccttggctATTAGCCTATTTTGGCTGGTAggcaaaacaaataatttcagaCCCTGCCTAAACAGAGTCAAAGTTTTTtgctccctcacaatagtttgcgttccattgcaataaattttgcgttccctcagaatagtttgcattccattgcaatagtttgtgctccctcgcaatagtttgcgttccattgcaatacattttgcgttccctcagaatagtttgcattccctcacaataagttttgcgttccctcagaaTACATTTTAAGTTCCCTCGGAATACATTTTGCGCTCCATCGCGataagttttgcattcactcgcaatagtttgcattccctcgcaatagtttgcattccctcggaaTAAGTTTTGCACTCCATCGCGATGTTTTGCATtcactcacaatagtttgcattccctcggaataagttttgcgttcccttggaataagttttgcattcactcggaataagttttgcgctccatcgcgataagttttgcattcactcacaatagtttgtgttccattgcaatacgttttgcgctccctcgcaataagttttacattcactcgcaatagtttgcattccctcggaaTAAGTTTTGCACTCCATCGCGATAAGTTTTGCATacactcacaatagtttgcattccctcgcaatagtttgcattccctcggaataagttttgcgttcccttggaataagttttgcattccctcggaataagttttgcgctccatcgcgataagttttgcattcactcacaatagtttgtgttccattgcaatacgttttgcgctccctcgcaataagttttgcgctccctcacaaTAATTCTCATTCCattacaataagttttgctttccctcgcaataatttttgcaCTGCCTCGCAATAGCTTGTTCCCTCGCAactagttttgcgttccctcgtgatAGTCTGCATTCCATCGCAATagattttgcgttccctcgtaataagttttgcgttcccttacaattaattcaccatggttttactacagtaaccatattttaagcTTAATATTCGTTGTAAAGCCattgtaataatacaggaaaatgaaaaccacgataataaaattaataattttgtggttactatttttagtaaaaaccatagtaaccacaagattaaacaTGATAATCTATAGTGACTATATagatacaatatactgtataaaaactaTGATTTCCGCCAAAAATACGGTTACAACAGTCTACAATACAATAACTatggtatttatattgtaaaaccataacaacaaaattatgatttttattaccatagttttcgttttcctgtattatcactaagGTTTCACTACGGATATCATAGTTAAACCATGATAAATGTATTGTAATGTATACACAAAACTATTACAGAAAAACATTCCCGCCCGGTCCTCTAAAGGACTCCGTAAAACGGTGATTAATAATGGTGAAAACTTAGAAGGAATAGTGGCCAGTAACACCTAAAATACTAATGTCCAACATCccagtaattaattaatttcatgaaCCGTTTAAGGACTTATTGATACATGTAGAATTGCTTATAGAAATATATATTGCTATACCTGCACACATGTGTGATATTTCTTGAATAATTCAGTACACGGGTCTCCACTGCGATCTCCCTTCAGGAATTTCTCGGCAAACCAGCGATTAAAACACTGATCATACTCGCGCTTGAGCTCCGTACAGCCCTCACCAACACTGTTCATCTTCACACAGCCGATCACTGATTATAATCGAGGTCAATTCGATGTTTATCAGATGAAATTTCACAGTGTTTATTCCCTCTTATCTCGCTTGACTTCGCTGATACCACGTGGTTCAAGCTGTCGCACGATGATGACGTCAGAAAGTCTTTTAAAGGACAAAAAGGTGAAATATCTCtatataaaatgtacttttttggcTTCATcagtaataatactaataaatgaaaacatttttagttaATTTATCTCATTATAATTTTGACCTTTTAATTTTGGTTTCATATTCATAAACGCAAATTTACTAAAAACCCAAATTATTGAGTGAAGGAAGGCTGTATATTGTCAATATTAGAGATATGtctgaatataaaaaaaagatattaaaaccttaaatatttaaatacatttataaagacgttataaagtatttatttatgtatgtacttCTTgtacctttattttgttttagccTATACATTATCAACTCCCCCTggcagatgtttttttatttatttattttttattttttaatacataatgttgttattgaataataaaaaaatatatttctacatataaaaatcaatattaatatttgtaatattttccagcTTGTGTACAGCTtctctaaataaaaataactataatatacattaatgaaatattatattatatagtataCTAAAATAATGGTTTTGCAAATCATTTTGCtctttataattattttcaaagGCATTAGGTATAATAGAAAATAAACCACTGaagtttattaatattttgataaattataattaacagtagaattacatgacatgccccATGATAAttcaaaaaacatatatatttttaaattgttaaatgtttGTAATCTCATTTGTGTTGTGCATATCATACGTaaaataaacagtatttttgATGCCATGTTTGAAACATTTTCCAGCGAAGGGTAAAATGCACTTGACTAATGtacatcatttgaaaatataatgacatttttacacCAGTTGCTTTTATGTACAACACAAtacaccaaaaacacacacatttattccATATTATAATACAGATATTATAATACCATATGCTGCACACATTTCTGACAATATACTATGTAGTTTCacagaatacaataaaaatatataggttTTGCATACAATTTCAATCTTTTGTGTCTATTGTTGTCAGTGGTTCATATCACAGAGGCTATGAGCCGAATATATTAATAATGTTGAGTTTTTACAATTCACACATCCAACATTTTTAGATATTATAATATTGTCAGCTACATACAGTATCATTCAATGTAAGCTAATAACATAGAgcataaaacagcaataaatacAAAGATATATGATACAGAGATGAAATTGGAATATAACAGgggaaataagtgtttataacaCTGGCACTTTAACCAATCGGTCTGAATTACAAGTGTTTAGCCGTTTACTACAATCACATCAAATCTAACAAGTGCTAAACATAtgggacaaaaataaaaatatttggctGCTGGTAAATCACATCTATACagacccactcacacacaaacacacacaatatggCATATATCTGATACATCTGTAACCAAGTAAaactcaagcacacacacacacacacacatcaaatggCTTTGTGACACAAGCGTCCACCGCACATTCCCTGAACAGAGACACTTAAGGCAAAAAGATCCATACAAATGAAAATACCTTGTTTTTACAGTAAAGTTGGTTCACTTAGTGAGGTACTTCATTGTGTAGCAGCTCAACATACTCTATTATATGAGTGATGAGTGAAGATACTAAGGGGCAAAAAAACTAAATAGTTATTGGGTGAATCTTACGAAATTTTGCTTAAAGAAGACTGCTTTaaaaccattaagatttttgcattgtaaaattatgacaattaagcacatttaaactctcattactgtaatgcgtaTAGATTTGTTTATTATAGTTAACCCTCccatggtattcggtcatttttgaccgaaatacatttttcaaatgtaaaatttcctttatctgagcagtgcaagacttggtgactttgcCATCTGAATATACAAAAAACtaattgggcttgattcgataagtctaagtggttgtaaaaaaaaaaaaaaaaaaaaaaaaacgacacctttggtatttgcGGTCAAAACTGACCGACCATTAAAAATGAACGGGAAAGACCAAAACACAGAGctgtttttttatctgtcaaatacaatcaataattCAGCCACAGTGCAGaaataaacagacagaaattacagggtgagactctaaaacaccctcagtgcaaaacatacacaccctcacttacacaaacacaggaATTAACTGATGAATATataacatcatttttttttttttttacatttgtcaaaatacatctgccacaatgctaaacacacacactcagaaatgaagggatgAGATGATAACACACTCAAAATGcagaacactcacacacacatttgcaaaatacatttttactatagaaagctTAAaagtgcaaaatgtttactctgattcttctgttttacatTCTTATTAAATTTTCAGAATTtcgcagttcatttctgttttttgatgttcatttttgtgacattattatgcatttacttttgaattattacattgttatgtttgaaataaattattggtagaaaaatgcttattctgtgtcttctctttgtaacaccatggtcaggtttgattgcaagcataatgacattaactgcaaaaactgacacttcaaatcaattttgaaatgctaaactttgacaaataatagtttgatcatgtctaaatatatatccaaatgcatatcttgtgataaaatataaaattaggttacaccaagccatcagactacacagtatgtgtctacagtcatctactgactgttactggcatgacatggtgtttaagtcgtgttatttatattttgtttgcaatctgcctccaatttatgtcacattttcatattttcttaaTGTTTTAACTTACAGATGTGTCggttctgaattatttttttacatttttattttcaaaaatgtgcttatttgtatatgcaaattaatggtaaaattgagaaactaacatgtaaataagatcaaaatagtataaaaatacccccagcccaaaaaaaaaaaaaaaagcacatttattgttcttacttcaagGAAGAAAAAATGGTATCATTAAAaggggttacacatctgacccttccggtcaaaaatgaccgtgaataccaaaggacgtgccatttttttaataccataggagggtgTTTCTCATTAGATTTAAATCGCTGTAATATAGTTCAATTTTACTGTGTTACAGTATTAAAATAACTacgaattttttatttaaatcagcataaaggaAATGCAGTACAACCAATATTACCATGATGTACAGTGTGTACACTTaacaatttttttgcattacagtaatgagaatttggggaaaATTTACTTGATTGTCATGAAAAGAATGTCACTGCAAAAACAACGAATTTTCCTTAAATTGGCATAaatttctttaagaaaaatatcATTTCTTATATCCTGGACATGTTTGTGAGTTTCACCCAATTAGCTGAAAATGACGTTAATTTGCTTTAAACTCCAATGAAAGTCTGTTCACATCTGATTCCACAGATGAATCTTTCATTTCTAAGCATTTAGAGTAAAGATTGTGACAGATGAATAACccactttcatttttttatttaaaaaataaatacatatacagcattgttttttaataatttgtgcttttataaaatctgTATTAGTAAGGCTGCACTTAAGCATTTTGTCACACACCATTGCCTTTATAgataatcttatatatatatatatagccatttGTTGACATCCACAAACCTTGTATAAAATACTCTTCATGCATTCTTTAATATCTCTCTTATATTAATCATCTTTGCTCTTAAGGACCTCATGGTGTCAAAATTGgcatttagtccatgtctgttagattTGAGGTCAATTATATGTTAGTGTAGTCCTAAAAGTgactaaatattcctttaatatctacagtctacaacaaaaaatacattaagaATGAGAAAACTAAAAAGTCAAGAAAAACTAGTAAACTAAAGGCTGTTGACTTTCACATTCAATAGGAAACACGTCaagacaggaaagaaaactgcattcGTCAGTTcgttcatggggtctttaagctaGCTAGATCACACTAGAATCACGTATATAGTCGATTTGATTAATTTGGCAAACGCCTGTCTTTGTGGAGCTATGGTGGAAAATATTACTGTTCTGGCAATATTAGATGACAAAACAACACTGCTTTTGTCATTTGCTTCAATTCaggggtttttgttttgttaatacaGCCTTAAACAGGCACAGAGAGTGAAACCGAATCACTTATTCTCAATTAGAATCTGGACCTTGTGGACCAAGTCTCGCGCCATCACCAGCAGCTTTGGGACGTCATGATGTTCGGCCATTTCTAAACAAGACGTAATGAGAAATAGCATCATTATAACATTGATTGTGCATTATTGCACACACATTTAAAGGTCTAATGATTCGTCATGGTAATCTCACCATTGAAGAACTTGATGATGTCCGTGAAGTCCATGTTGTTCTCCAGGATGATGTCGCGGTACAGCTCCACCAAAGCCAGCGCGATGAAGAGTACAAAGTGCTCCGATGAGGCGTAACGCGCGGACCAGATGGTTTCCCATACGGAGAACACGTCATCATACACCATTTCTGGAAAGAGAGGTAAACAAAAAGAGAACTTACATATTAATTCGGTAGATGTAACTGTTCTATCCACATTCCAGAGGTGGTCAAAATTGTccttttgaggtgggactacttttTATAGTTTTCTGTTACCAGTGCAGTTACTATGGGTGGAGTTTGCAACAATACTTTCCAAACAGTGGTATaaacttgccccatagacttccagtggaaatgcataaatgtaaacacgTTTTCCATTCTTTTTTATAAATCGAGGGTTTGAGTCTGTCACAGCTTGTCACagataacctggaatattccagaCACAGTGTTGACACTTACCTCTCTTAAAGTCCAAGAGGAACCAGCGGTAACAGAAGTAAAAGTGTGTGTAATCTCCGTTCTGCTGCATGAGCTCAAACAGTTCAGCGTCCAGAATCTAAAGAGGTTTTATAGGCAAATTAAATGAGCCAGACACAGTGACTGAGACATCAGcggtttatatatacagtacagtatatgtgtgaatgtgtttagGATGTGCATGTGATTCTGTACAGAACCTGGATTAGTGAGCGCATGTTGGCGAAGTGCGTGTCCATTGCGCCACCGTGAGGAAAGTTCTGATTCATTCTCTTCATGAGCTCCGTGAAGCAGCTGAACGCCATTGCCTCTGATTTGAAACAATAATAAAGAGAGTATTCAGACACATGGaatcaattataaaacaataagaCACTCAAGACCTATTGCTCActgttaaaatgtcaaaatacacATTACAGACAGTGCGAGTGCCTAAACTGCCCTTATCA belongs to Myxocyprinus asiaticus isolate MX2 ecotype Aquarium Trade chromosome 43, UBuf_Myxa_2, whole genome shotgun sequence and includes:
- the triap1 gene encoding TP53-regulated inhibitor of apoptosis 1, with product MNSVGEGCTELKREYDQCFNRWFAEKFLKGDRSGDPCTELFKKYHTCVQKAIKEKDIPIEGVEFMGPNQEKPDS